A window of the Lycium ferocissimum isolate CSIRO_LF1 unplaced genomic scaffold, AGI_CSIRO_Lferr_CH_V1 ctg21989, whole genome shotgun sequence genome harbors these coding sequences:
- the LOC132043203 gene encoding photosystem I P700 chlorophyll a apoprotein A2-like: protein MALRFPRFSQGLAQDPTTRRIWFGIATAHDFESHDDITEERLYQNIFASHFGQLAIIFLWTSGNLFHVAWQGNFESWVQDPLHVRPIAHAIWDPHFGQPAVEAFTRGGAPGPVNIAYSGVYQWWYTIGLRTNEDLYTGALFLLFLSAISLIGGWLHLQPKWKPSVSWFKNAESRLNHHLSGLFGVSSLAWTGHLVHVAIPASRGESVRWNNFLDVLPHPQGLGPLFTGQWNLYAQNPDSSSHLFGTAQGAGTAILTLLGGFHPQTQSLWLTDIAHHHLAIAFIFLVAGHMYRTNFGIGHSMKDLLDAHIPPGGRLGRGHKGLYDTINNSLHFQLGLALASLGVITSLVAQHMYSLPAYAFIAQDFTTQAALYTHHQYIAGFIMTGAFAHGAIFFIRDYNPEQNEDNVLARMLDHKEAIISHLSWASLFLGFHTLGLYVHNDVMLAFGTPEKQILIEPIFAQWIQSAHGKTSYGFDVLLSSTSGPAFNAGRSIWLPGWLNAVNENKKTI, encoded by the coding sequence ATGGCATTACGATTTCCAAGGTTTAGCCAAGGCTTAGCTCAGGACCCCACTACTCGTCGTATTTGGTTTGGTATTGCTACCGCACATGACTTCGAGAGTCATGATGATATTACTGAGGAACGTCTTTATCAGAATATTTTTGCTTCTCACTTCGGTCAATTAGCAATAATTTTTCTGTGGACTTCCGGAAATCTGTTTCATGTAGCTTGGCAAGGAAATTTTGAGTCGTGGGTACAGGACCCTTTACATGTAAGACCTATTGCTCATGCAATTTGGGATCCTCATTTTGGTCAACCGGCCGTGGAAGCTTTTACTCGAGGGGGTGCTCCTGGCCCAGTGAATATCGCTTATTCTGGTGTTTATCAGTGGTGGTATACAATCGGTTTACGCACTAATGAAGATCTTTATACTGGCGCtctttttctattatttctttCTGCCATATCCTTAATAGGAGGTTGGTTACACCTACAACCGAAATGGAAACCGAGCGTTTCCTGGTTCAAAAATGCCGAATCTCGTCTGAATCATCATTTGTCCGGACTCTTTGGCGTAAGTTCCTTGGCTTGGACAGGGCATTTAGTCCATGTTGCTATTCCTGCATCCAGAGGGGAGTCCGTTCGGTGGAATAATTTCTTAGATGTATTACCGCATCCCCAAGGGTTAGGCCCACTTTTTACAGGTCAATGGAATCTTTATGCTCAAAACCCCGATTCAAGTAGTCATTTATTTGGTACCGCCCAAGGGGCGGGAACTGCCATTCTAACTCTTCTCGGGGGATTCCATCCGCAAACGCAAAGTTTATGGCTGACTGATATTGCCCATCACCATTTAgctattgcatttatttttctcGTTGCTGGTCATATGTATAGAACCAATTTCGGGATTGGGCACAGTATGAAAGATCTTTTAGATGCACATATTCCTCCGGGGGGACGATTGGGGCGTGGACATAAGGGTCTTTATGACACAATCAACAATTCGCTTCATTTTCAATTAGGCCTTGCTCTAGCTTCTTTAGGGGTTATTACTTCTTTGGTAGCTCAACACATGTACTCTTTACCTGCTTATGCATTCATAGCACAAGACTTTACTACTCAAGCTGCATTATATACCCACCACCAATATATCGCAGGATTCATCATGACAGGAGCTTTTGCTCATGGAGCTATATTTTTCATTAGAGATTACAATCCGGAGCAAAATGAAGATAATGTATTGGCAAGAATGTTAGATCATAAAGAAGCTATCATATCTCATTTAAGTTGGGCCAGCCTCTTTCTGGGATTCCATACCCTGGGACTTTATGTTCATAATGATGTCATGCTTGCCTTTGGCACTCCGGAGAAGCAAATCTTGATTGAACCTATATTTGCTCAATGGATACAATCCGCTCATGGTAAAACTTCATATGGGTTCGATGTACTTTTATCTTCAACGAGTGGCCCAGCATTCAATGCGGGTCGAAGCATCTGGTTGCCGGGTTGGTTAAATGCtgttaatgaaaataaaaaaaccattaa